The following coding sequences are from one Nicotiana tomentosiformis chromosome 3, ASM39032v3, whole genome shotgun sequence window:
- the LOC104095214 gene encoding GDSL esterase/lipase At1g71250, with amino-acid sequence MSNVIEMKCSLMISLFVLLVCCSYGTVQGAPTALWVFGDSLVDNGNNNFINSIAKSNYYPYGIDFNRGPTGRFSNGKTFIDILGELLGIASPPPFADPSTREGRILGGVNYASAAAGILDETGQHYLERYTLSQQVINFESTLSQLRTMMSPGDLNTYLSRSIAVMVFGSNDYINNYLMPNLYTSSINYTPQQFANLLLNHYARQLVALYSIGLRKFLLAGVGPLGCIPNQLATGQAPPGRCVDYVNQILGSFNEGLRSLVASMNNGSHPGSIFVYGNTYAVIGDILNNAARYGFNVWDRACCGVGRNQGQITCMPYQFPCLDRSKYIFWDAFHPTQAVNAILAQRAYSGPPSDCYPINVQQMSSINFP; translated from the exons ATGTCCAACGTTATTGAAATGAAGTGTTCCTTGATGATATCTTTGTTCGTTCTTCTTGTGTGCTGCTCATATGGTACAGTACAGGGCGCACCTACAGCTCTATGGGTATTTGGTGATTCGCTAGTTGATAATGGGAATAACAATTTCATCAACTCTATTGCCAAATCAAACTACTACCCCTATGGCATTGATTTCAATAGAGGCCCTACTGGCAGATTTTCCAATGGCAAAACCTTTATTGATATTCTTG GAGAATTGTTGGGAATCGCTTCTCCTCCGCCCTTTGCAGATCCAAGCACAAGAGAGGGTAGAATCTTGGGGGGAGTAAACTATGCATCTGCTGCTGCTGGGATCCTCGACGAAACTGGCCAACACTAT CTAGAGCGGTACACGTTGAGCCAACAGGTGATAAATTTTGAAAGCACATTAAGTCAGTTAAGGACGATGATGAGTCCGGGTGATTTAAACACATATCTGTCAAGATCAATTGCAGTGATGGTGTTTGGAAGCAATGACTACATAAATAACTATCTCATGCCTAACCTTTACACTTCCAGTATCAACTATACTCCTCAACAGTTTGCCAACCTCCTCCTAAATCACTATGCAAGGCAACTTGTG GCTTTGTATAGTATAGGGCTGAGGAAGTTCTTGCTAGCAGGAGTAGGGCCACTGGGATGCATTCCCAATCAGCTGGCAACAGGGCAAGCCCCTCCTGGAAGATGTGTTGATTATGTAAACCAGATACTTGGCAGTTTCAATGAGGGTCTCAGATCACTCGTCGCCTCTATGAACAACGGCAGTCACCCCGGATCCATTTTTGTTTATGGCAACACCTATGCTGTTATTGGTGATATCTTAAACAACGCTGCCAGATATG GGTTTAACGTATGGGACAGAGCATGTTGTGGGGTGGGGAGAAACCAAGGACAAATAACATGCATGCCGTATCAATTTCCATGCCTGGACAGGAGTAAATATATATTTTGGGATGCATTTCATCCAACGCAAGCTGTGAATGCCATCTTGGCACAGAGGGCATACTCTGGCCCCCCTTCCGATTGCTATCCCATCAACGTTCAGCAAATGTCTTCTATCAATTTTCCATAA
- the LOC138907510 gene encoding uncharacterized protein yields the protein MEIYEKSYDVKVWRVIKKENYPLPAAAQPPVDLEDIDEYTDEQMVFVQVNAKARNLLYNAISGEEYDKISSCDTTKEIGDQVQKILRSLPTTWQTKVAALESQDLNKLSYDELRGYLIAFEKTHLKKTNQKEKKKTVAFKATTEGPEDDIDEDP from the exons ATGGAAATCTATGAAAAATCCTATGACGTCAAAGTATGGCGTGTCATAAAAAAGGAAAACTATCCATTACCTGCAGCAGCTCAACCTCCCGTGGATCTTGAGGATATAGACGAATACACAGATGAGCAAATGGTTTTTGTTCAAGTTAATGCTAAGGCTCGAAATTTGCTCTATAATGCTATAAGTGGAGAAGAGTACGACAAAATTTCAAGCTGTGATACTACCAAAGAAAT TGGTGATCAAGTTCAAAAAATTCTGAGGAGTTTGCCTACTACATGGCAAACAAAAGTAGCTGCTCTCGAATCCCAAGATCTAAACAAACTTTCATATGATGAATTACGAGGATATCTTATAGCATTCGAGAAAACCCATCTCAAGAAAACAAAtcagaaagagaagaagaaaacagTTGCCTTCAAAGCTACAACTGAAGGACCTGAAGATGATATTGATGAAGATCCATAA
- the LOC138907509 gene encoding uncharacterized protein, with product MTTTPVLVFPSVSGSYTVYYDASWVGIRCVLMQDGRVIAYASRQLKPHEKNYPMHDLELAAIVYHLFKQKDLSLRQRRWLELRKDYDITTIYHPKKVNMVADALSRKAESICSLVFIPAREKPLALDVQALANMFVRLNISEPGKVLACVVSRSSLFECIKVRQYDDPHLLVLKDTMQHGYAKELTIGNDGILRLQGRICMLNTDGLRELIHEEAHSSRYSIHPAVAKMYHDLKQQCWWRKMNKDSV from the exons atgactacaactccagttctgGTTTTTCCTTCCGTATCAGGTTCATATACAGTCTACTATGATGCTTCATGGGTTGGCAttaggtgtgtattgatgcaagatggtagggtgattgcctatgcttcgcgtcagttgaagcctcatgagaagaactacccaatgcacgatttggagttagcagccattgtttat CACCTATTTAAGCAAAAGGACTTGAGCTTGAGGCAacgaaggtggttagagctacgaaaggactatgatatcaccactatttatcatcccaagaaggtgaatatggtggccgatgctttaagtaggaaggcagagagcatATGTAGTCTTGTTTTTATCCCAGCTAGGGAGAAACCGTTAGCATTGGATGTGCAAGCTTTGGCCAACATGTTCGTGAGGTTAAATATTTCAGAGCCTGGcaaggttcttgcttgtgttgtatcacggtcgtccttgtttgagtgcatcaaggtgcgtcagtatgatgatccccacttgcttgtccttaaggacacgatgcagCACGGCTATGCCAAGGAGCTGACTATTGGTAATGATGGGATATTGAGGCTTCAGGGCAGGATTTGTATGCTTAATACGGATGGGTTGCGGGAGCTGATTcatgaggaggcccatagttcgcggtattccattcatcctgctgttgcgaagatgtaccatgatttgaagcAGCAATGCTGGTGGAGAAAGATGAATAAAGatagtgtctga